Proteins found in one Triticum aestivum cultivar Chinese Spring chromosome 4D, IWGSC CS RefSeq v2.1, whole genome shotgun sequence genomic segment:
- the LOC123097904 gene encoding palmitoyltransferase ZDHHC12-A isoform X2: MSRLASELHRLRRSPWEVLCSALVSCGLVLFSQLAVAIVPRLLPSISLLAMLPVAGLVFLAAILVGRFWRRFIGVAASAPLFVLFNVLFLWGVYLFVIRRDTSSLLDMLINAECALLLWGLYRILSGDPGIVAYESSFLEEAGCKDFVDAICSSEYPSLSRVRHCNCCKANVRGYDHHCPAFGNCIGQKNHRLFMALLTGFVVAESTYTMCSTKYITSCITSGTLRTENHLSLNMVIGTMLFSVLQVIWQVVFLIWHVYGICFNIRTDEWINWKKYPEFQMKEQPQSDFEVKFVNPYDKGMLCNIREFLKPK, translated from the exons ATGAGCAGGCTGGCGTCGGAGCTCCACCGGTTGCGGAGGTCGCCATGGGAGGTGCTGTGCTCCGCGCTGGTATCATGCGGCCTGGTTCTCTTCTCGCAGCTCGCCGTGGCCATAGTGCCCCGCCTCCTCCCATCCATCTCCCTCCTCGCCATGCTCCCCGTCGCAG GTTTGGTATTCCTGGCGGCTATTCTGGTGGGCAGGTTCTGGAGGAGGTTCATCGGAGTGGCCGCGTCGGCGCCGCTGTTCGTGCTGTTCAACGTGCTGTTTTTGTGGGGCGTCTACCTATTCGTCATCCGGAGAG ATACCTCTTCTCTACTAGACATGCTGATTAATGCTGAGTGTGCACTGCTTCTGTGGGGACTTTACAG gattctttctggtgatccCGGCATTGTTGCATACGAATCTTCATTTTTGGAAGAGGCTGGCTGCAAGGATTTCGTGGATGCTATATGCTCGAGTGAG TATCCATCACTCTCAAGGGTGAGGCATTGTAACTGTTGCAAAGCAAATGTTAGAGGTTATGACCACCATTGCCCTGCATTTGGTAATTGCATAG GACAGAAAAATCATAGGCTATTTATGGCACTTTTGACAGGATTTGTTGTTGCTGAATCGACATATACAATGTGTTCAACTAAAT ATATAACTAGTTGCATAACCTCAGGAACTTTAAGAACTGAG AATCATTTGTCTCTAAACATGGTGATCGGCACAATGCTCTTCTCAGTCCTCCAAGTGATATGGCAG GTTGTGTTCCTGATATGGCATGTGTACGGCATCTGCTTCAACATCAGGACGGATGAGTGG ATAAACTGGAAGAAATATCCTGAATTCCAAATGAAGGAACAGCCTCAGTCAG ATTTTGAAGTCAAGTTTGTCAATCCATACGACAAAGGCATGCTTTGTAACATTAGGGAGTTCCTGAAGCCGAAATAA
- the LOC123097903 gene encoding putative clathrin assembly protein At2g25430: MSSSTIRKALGAVKDQTSIGLAKVTSNIAPELDVLIVKTTSHDDEPAEERHIREILHLTSGSRAHVAAAVAGCARRLSRTRDYVVALKSLMLVHRLLTDGDPFFHRELLHATRRGTRLLNLSDFRDEAHSGSWDHSAFVRTYALYLDQRLEFLLHERKQGSNANGSASLNGPSPRDRWGSPDPYGRRSPSYTSPPGNGYGGYDDNRDSRNGGNSDDKRPPTPVRDMKPERVLGRMHHLQQLLDRFLACRPTGGAKQSRMVLVALYQMARESFQLYADICEVLAVLLDRFFDMEYADCVKAFEAYASAAKQIDELCSFYAWCKDTGVARSSEYPEVQRVTDKLLETLEEFMRDRAKRPKSPPREPEPEPVKEEEPEPDMNSIKALPAPEDYKEPEPEKVEEEVKPEPPPQPQGDLVDLREDTVSADEQGNRLALALFQGPPAAGGSNGSWEAFPSNGGNEVTSAWQNPAAEPGKADWELALVETASNLSKQKAVMTGGMDNLLLNGMYDQGVVRQHVNAQATSGSSSSVALPAPGQKTQMLALPAPDGSMQNVGGDPFAASLTFAPPSYVQMAEMEKKQQFLTQEQMMWQQYQRDGMQGPSSLAKLDRTYNNGFGSNPAMPYGMPNAPMANTGYYYPTY, from the coding sequence ATGTCGTCCAGCACGATCCGGAAGGCGCTGGGCGCCGTCAAGGACCAGACCAGCATCGGGCTCGCCAAGGTCACCAGCAACATAGCGCCGGAGCTCGACGTGCTCATCGTCAAGACCACCAGCCACGACGACGAGCCGGCCGAGGAGCGCCACATCCGCGAGATCCTCCACCTCACCTCCGGATCCCGCGCCCACGTCGCCGCCGCGGTCGCCGGCTGCGCCCGCAGGCTCTCCCGCACCCGCGACTACGTCGTCGCGCTCAAGTCGCTCATGCTCGTGCACCGTCTCCTCACCGACGGCGACCCCTTCTTCCACCGGGAGCTCCTCCACGCCACGCGCCGGGGCACCCGCCTCCTCAACCTCTCCGACTTCCGTGACGAGGCGCACTCTGGCTCGTGGGACCACTCCGCCTTCGTCCGCACCTATGCGCTGTACCTCGACCAGCGCCTCGAGTTCCTCCTCCACGAGCGCAAGCAGGGTTCCAACGCTAATGGAAGCGCCAGCCTGAACGGGCCATCGCCGCGTGACCGTTGGGGTTCTCCTGACCCGTATGGCCGCCGGTCACCCTCCTACACCTCCCCTCCGGGGAATGGGTATGGAGGGTACGATGATAACCGTGACAGCAGGAATGGCGGGAACTCTGATGACAAGAGGCCGCCGACCCCTGTGAGGGATATGAAGCCGGAGCGGGTCCTTGGCCGTATGCACCACCTGCAGCAGCTGCTCGACAGGTTCCTTGCCTGCCGCCCCACAGGTGGCGCGAAGCAGAGCAGGATGGTGCTGGTTGCACTGTATCAGATGGCGAGGGAGAGCTTCCAGCTCTACGCCGATATCTGCGAGGTACTTGCGGTGCTGCTGGACAGGTTCTTTGACATGGAATACGCTGATTGTGTCAAGGCCTTCGAGGCATATGCCAGTGCGGCAAAGCAGATTGATGAGCTTTGCTCATTTTATGCTTGGTGTAAGGACACCGGGGTAGCGAGATCATCGGAGTACCCAGAGGTGCAGCGGGTCACTGATAAGTTACTGGAGACATTGGAGGAGTTTATGAGGGACCGGGCAAAGCGCCCCAAGAGCCCACCACGGGAGCCTGAGCCCGAGCCGGTCAAGGAGGAAGAGCCAGAGCCGGACATGAACAGCATCAAGGCGCTTCCTGCACCAGAGgactacaaggagcctgaacctGAGAAGGTGGAGGAAGAGGTGAAGCCAGAGCCCCCGCCGCAGCCCCAGGGTGATCTGGTGGATCTTAGAGAAGACACTGTGAGTGCAGATGAGCAAGGCAATAGGCTTGCTCTGGCCCTCTTCCAAGGGCCACCTGCTGCTGGTGGTAGCAATGGGTCATGGGAGGCCTTCCCTTCCAATGGTGGCAACGAAGTGACTTCTGCGTGGCAGAATCCTGCGGCTGAGCCCGGTAAGGCTGATTGGGAACTCGCCCTTGTGGAGACGGCTAGCAACTTGTCCAAGCAGAAGGCTGTAATGACAGGTGGTATGGATAATCTGCTACTGAATGGTATGTACGACCAAGGTGTTGTGCGTCAGCATGTCAACGCACAGGCGACTAGTGGGAGCTCCAGCAGTGTTGCCCTACCTGCGCCTGGACAGAAGACACAGATGCTGGCTCTTCCGGCACCAGACGGTTCGATGCAGAACGTTGGTGGGGATCCTTTTGCGGCATCCCTTACCTTCGCACCACCATCCTATGTGCAGATGGCCGAGATGGAGAAGAAGCAGCAGTTCTTGACACAGGAGCAGATGATGTGGCAGCAGTACCAACGGGACGGCATGCAGGGGCCGTCGAGCTTGGCCAAGCTCGATCGGACCTACAACAACGGCTTCGGCTCAAACCCAGCCATGCCATACGGGATGCCAAACGCGCCAATGGCAAATACAGGGTATTACTACCCCACTTACTGA
- the LOC123097904 gene encoding palmitoyltransferase Hip14 isoform X1, which yields MSRLASELHRLRRSPWEVLCSALVSCGLVLFSQLAVAIVPRLLPSISLLAMLPVAGLVFLAAILVGRFWRRFIGVAASAPLFVLFNVLFLWGVYLFVIRRDTSSLLDMLINAECALLLWGLYRILSGDPGIVAYESSFLEEAGCKDFVDAICSSEKYPSLSRVRHCNCCKANVRGYDHHCPAFGNCIGQKNHRLFMALLTGFVVAESTYTMCSTKYITSCITSGTLRTENHLSLNMVIGTMLFSVLQVIWQVVFLIWHVYGICFNIRTDEWINWKKYPEFQMKEQPQSDFEVKFVNPYDKGMLCNIREFLKPK from the exons ATGAGCAGGCTGGCGTCGGAGCTCCACCGGTTGCGGAGGTCGCCATGGGAGGTGCTGTGCTCCGCGCTGGTATCATGCGGCCTGGTTCTCTTCTCGCAGCTCGCCGTGGCCATAGTGCCCCGCCTCCTCCCATCCATCTCCCTCCTCGCCATGCTCCCCGTCGCAG GTTTGGTATTCCTGGCGGCTATTCTGGTGGGCAGGTTCTGGAGGAGGTTCATCGGAGTGGCCGCGTCGGCGCCGCTGTTCGTGCTGTTCAACGTGCTGTTTTTGTGGGGCGTCTACCTATTCGTCATCCGGAGAG ATACCTCTTCTCTACTAGACATGCTGATTAATGCTGAGTGTGCACTGCTTCTGTGGGGACTTTACAG gattctttctggtgatccCGGCATTGTTGCATACGAATCTTCATTTTTGGAAGAGGCTGGCTGCAAGGATTTCGTGGATGCTATATGCTCGAGTGAG AAGTATCCATCACTCTCAAGGGTGAGGCATTGTAACTGTTGCAAAGCAAATGTTAGAGGTTATGACCACCATTGCCCTGCATTTGGTAATTGCATAG GACAGAAAAATCATAGGCTATTTATGGCACTTTTGACAGGATTTGTTGTTGCTGAATCGACATATACAATGTGTTCAACTAAAT ATATAACTAGTTGCATAACCTCAGGAACTTTAAGAACTGAG AATCATTTGTCTCTAAACATGGTGATCGGCACAATGCTCTTCTCAGTCCTCCAAGTGATATGGCAG GTTGTGTTCCTGATATGGCATGTGTACGGCATCTGCTTCAACATCAGGACGGATGAGTGG ATAAACTGGAAGAAATATCCTGAATTCCAAATGAAGGAACAGCCTCAGTCAG ATTTTGAAGTCAAGTTTGTCAATCCATACGACAAAGGCATGCTTTGTAACATTAGGGAGTTCCTGAAGCCGAAATAA